One genomic region from Argentina anserina chromosome 2, drPotAnse1.1, whole genome shotgun sequence encodes:
- the LOC126782420 gene encoding asparagine--tRNA ligase, cytoplasmic 2 has protein sequence MDSEKAAASAPAATTTTQLAPFKYSNRVLLKTILERSDGGLELVGQRVLIGGWVKSSKEVMKQQTPPPPQPAAYHIPARQPEPKSDVSCVEILQSRIPFLRTIVKVLGGSSSNNTLRERIDAVLKPAPPSTAFLKVSDGSCPASLQVLVESSLFPPCQLLHTGTCVTVEGVLQQALVQGKHVVELRVEKVLHIGTVDYSKYPLSKKRVPIEKLRECFHIRARTTTVGSVMRIRSALTFGAHTFCHNHGFISVQVPILTTTDCNGVSEKYKVTGLFDKADQEEEPKAIAEIEVVSLEAIKAAAKEKSSLVEELKRTDSNKEALAAAVQDLRKTNELASQLEAREKSKLKTSQKLENVKSSEGSSSSETFLTVSGRLHLESYACSLGNVYSFGPRFRADRGESPKHVPEMLMFEIEMAFSQLEDVMNCADDFFKFLCKWVLENCAEDMKFVTQRIDKNRIDRLQSVISSSFERISYTEALNVLNKVTDKKVETKLQWGAALTDEDLSHLSEEVYKKPVIVFNHPKETKPFYVRLNDDAKTVAAFDMVVPKIGKLISGSQNEERSHILSTRIKDLGLPREQYEWYLDLRRHGTVKHSGFSFEFDLMVLFATGLTDVRDAIPFPRSSGKANN, from the exons ATGGACTCCGAGAAAGCCGCAGCCTCTGCCCCTGCAGCTACCACTACTACCCAATTGGCCCCTTTCAAGTACTCCAATCGGGTTCTCCTGAAAACCATCTTGGAGCGAAGCGACGGCGGCCTGGAGCTGGTTGGTCAGAGAGTTCTGATCGGAGGGTGGGTCAAGTCCTCCAAGGAGGTCATGAAACAGCAAACTCCACCGCCGCCGCAGCCTGCAGCCTATCATATACCGGCTCGTCAACCTGAGCCCAAATCAGACGTCAGCTGTGTCGAAATTCTTCAATCCCGGATACCATTTCTGAGAACCATTGTGAAGGTCTTGGGTGGAAGCAGCTCTAATAACACTCTTCGAGAAAGAATCGATGCGGTGCTTAAGCCGGCGCCGCCCTCCACGGCGTTCTTGAAAGTCAGTGATGGTTCTTGTCCTGCAAGTCTTCAG GTGCTTGTTGAGTCGTCTCTATTCCCGCCGTGCCAGCTGTTGCATACGGGGACTTGCGTCACGGTGGAAGGTGTGCTGCAGCAAGCTTTGGTGCAAGGAAAGCATGTTGTTGAGCTGAGAGTGGAGAAAGTGCTTCATATAGGAACAGTTGATTACAGCAAGTATCCATTGTCAAAGAAAAGAGTGCCTATTGAGAAGTTGAGGGAATGCTTCCACATTCGTGCTCGGACAACCACG GTGGGATCTGTTATGAGAATCAGAAGTGCCCTGACTTTCGGGGCTCATACATTTTGTCACAACCATGGTTTTATTTCTGTCCAAGTGCCCATTTTAACTACGACAGACTGCAACGGGGTTAGTGAAAAGTATAAGGTCACTGGCCTTTTTGACAAGGCAGATCAAGAGGAGGAGCCTAAGGCCATTGCTGAAATTGAAGTAGTTAGTCTTGAAGCTATTAAGGCTGCTGCAAAGGAGAAGAGTAGCTTAGTAGAGGAACTAAAGAGGACTGATAGCAATAAGGAAGCATTGGCTGCTGCAGTACAGGATTTGAGGAAAACAAACGAATTGGCATCACAACTGGAAGCAAGAGAAAAATCGAAACTGAAAACTTCTCAAAAGCTTGAGAATGTTAAGTCTTCCGAAGGTTCCTCCTCCTCAGAAACTTTTCTAACTGTTTCTGGACGCTTGCATCTGGAGAGCTATGCATGTTCCCTTGGAAATGTTTACTCCTTCGGCCCCAGATTTCGAGCTGATAGAGGAGAGTCCCCTAAACACGTCCCTGAAATGTTGATGTTTGAAATCGAAATGGCATTTTCGCAACTAGAG GACGTAATGAACTGTGCAGATGACTTCTTCAAATTCCTCTGCAAATGGGTTTTGGAAAATTGTGCGGAGGATATGAAATTTGTCACTCAAAGAATAGACAAGAACAGGATTGATCGTCTTCAATCAGTGATCTCAAGTTCATTTGAAAGAATTTCCTACACTGAAGCATTAAATGTTTTAAACAAG GTTACGGATAAGAAAgttgaaacaaaattacagTGGGGTGCTGCACTAACTGATGAAGATCTAAG TCATTTGTCTGAAGAGGTCTACAAGAAGCCTGTAATTGTATTCAATCatccaaaagaaactaaaccaTTCTATGTACGGCTGAATGATGATGCAAAAACAGTTGCAGCATTCGATATGGTTGTACCAAAG ATCGGAAAGTTAATTTCTGGTAGCCAAAATGAGGAGCGCTCCCATATATTAAGTACAAG GATTAAGGATTTGGGGTTGCCAAGAGAGCAGTACGAGTGGTATCTGGATCTTCGAAGGCACGGAACTGTTAAGCACTCTGGTTTCAGTTTCGAGTTTGATCTTATGGTTCTCTTTGCCACTGGTCTTACTGATGTCCGAGATGCTATCCCCTTTCCAAGAAGTTCTGGCAAAGCAAATAACTAG
- the LOC126782421 gene encoding cysteine-rich repeat secretory protein 55, with product MKIMRHSSILVLLVLGICSIEAADPMADFCDKDTKTSKSSQVSTNIDALLAQLVSKAPSTGYSATSYGKGQAKLYGLAQCRGDVVGSKDCSSCIQDAAKEIRQRCPDEAGAMIWYDFCFLKYSSKSFIGEVDTSYGIIFYNVQNVTDPEKFVKELGALVDKIKAQAVVPKNLGFGKGKAKLSPLSTLYAFGQCTRDLAKADCSQCLAIAVGNYETICGNRRGCRVLYGSCYVRYELYPIFYPVGANSTMNLVADETIMTLLNP from the coding sequence ATGAAGATTATGAGGCATTCTAGTATTCTTGTCCTactagttctaggaatttgcagcATAGAAGCTGCAGACCCCATGGCAGATTTCTGCGACAAAGACACTAAAACAAGCAAGAGTAGTCAAGTCTCAACAAATATTGATGCTTTACTGGCTCAGTTGGTTTCCAAAGCTCCCTCTACTGGCTATTCTGCTACCTCCTATGGCAAAGGCCAAGCTAAACTCTATGGCTTGGCTCAATGTAGAGGTGATGTTGTGGGAAGCAAAGACTGCTCAAGTTGTATTCAAGATGCTGCGAAAGAAATCCGCCAGCGTTGTCCAGATGAAGCAGGTGCAATGATTTGGTATGACTTTTGTTTCTTGAAGTACAGCAGCAAGAGTTTCATTGGAGAAGTTGATACCTCTTATGGTATAATCTTCTATAATGTTCAGAATGTGACTGACCCTGAGAAGTTTGTCAAAGAACTAGGAGCTCTGGTGGATAAAATCAAAGCACAAGCTGTGGTGCCAAAGAATTTAGGATTTGGGAAAGGTAAGGCCAAGCTGTCACCATTGTCGACACTCTATGCCTTCGGGCAATGCACCAGGGACTTAGCTAAGGCAGATTGTTCTCAGTGCTTGGCCATTGCAGTGGGAAACTATGAAACCATTTGCGGCAATCGAAGGGGATGTCGGGTTCTATATGGTAGTTGCTATGTTAGATATGAGCTCTATCCAATATTCTACCCTGTTGGTGCCAACAGTACTATGAATCTTGTGGCTGATGAAACTATAATGACTCTACTTAATCCATAG
- the LOC126785309 gene encoding ras-related protein RABA5b encodes MSDDDAGGGGEEYLFKVVLIGDSAVGKSNLLSRFARNEFDQNSKATIGVEFQTQAVEIDGKEVKAQIWDTAGQERFRAVTSAYYRGAVGALVVYDISRKTTFESVERWLNELTMHCDTAVAKMLVGNKCDLEDIRDVTIEDGKSLAEEKGLFFMETSALDATNVQEAFEVVIREIYNNVSRKVLNSDSYKAELSVNRVSLVNKADSTKNRCCSG; translated from the exons ATGTCCGACGACGACGCCGGAGGCGGTGGAGAGGAGTACCTCTTCAAGGTGGTGCTCATCGGCGACTCGGCCGTCGGCAAGTCCAACTTGCTGTCACGGTTCGCCAGGAACGAGTTCGACCAGAACTCCAAGGCCACAATCGGAGTGGAGTTTCAGACCCAGGCGGTGGAGATTGACGGCAAAGAGGTCAAGGCCCAGATCTGGGACACGGCGGGTCAGGAGAGATTCAGGGCTGTGACGTCTGCTTATTACAGAGGCGCGGTTGGGGCGCTGGTGGTGTATGATATCAGTAGGAAGACTACTTTTGAGAGTGTCGAGCGCTGGCTTAATGAGCTTACTA TGCATTGCGATACTGCGGTGGCAAAGATGTTGGTAGGCAATAAGTGTGATTTGGAGGATATTAGAGATGTGACCATTGAAGACGGTAAAAGCCTTGCAGAAGAGAAGGGATTATTTTTCATGGAGACTTCTGCACTAGATGCTACCAATGTTCAAGAGGCCTTTGAGGTTGTTATTCGTGAGATTTACAACAATGTCAGCAGGAAAGTCTTGAATTCTGATTCTTACAAGGCTGAGCTGTCTGTTAATCGTGTAAGCCTGGTGAATAAGGCAGATTCGACAAAAAATCGGTGTTGCAGTGGATGA
- the LOC126785308 gene encoding uncharacterized protein LOC126785308 — MESVQSRVESWLKEQRAKLWKVSSSWGPLQQWRMKWPWLLTDGDRRHRKRIHEEFERRRKQLHDLCSAVKADSLSDLQDILCCMVLSECVYKRPASDLVRAVNKFKADFGGQIVALERVQPSSDHVPHSYLLAEAGDTLFASFIGTKQYKDVMTDANILQGAIFHEDPVEDTDGTENNKTNLPAGRKGNGESSFNPLDTKPKQANSKAKPAAHRGFLARAKGIPALELYRLAQKKKRNLVLCGHSLGGAVAVLATLAILRVVAAPSSSKENESIRVKCITFSQPPVGNAALRDYVNREGWEHYFKSYCIPEDLVPRILSPAYFHHYNAQPLSMPVRNETTKTSMVKSEEAVGKRKVNEGEQLVLGLGPVQSSIWRLSRLVPLEGVTRKFNEYRGRNVTSVKTSLQSDSAATTISDDDIVEPESLEIQEGSDGISLKPISDIDKEVADVASNGKSTSKSTTGSGDGKRWRRVPSLPSYVPFGELYLLESSSVKSLSDAEYSKLTSVKSMIAELRERFQSHSMRSYRSRFQRIYDLCMRDDSSPFLGIEQQQFPHLQQWLGLAVAGNVELGHIVESPVIRTATSVAPLGWNGIPGQKNGDPLKVDITGFGLHLCTLVHAQVNGNWCSTTVESFPSTPTYSSGYGEKPELQNMRVLIGPPLRQPPKHQMVADSLLDVFPSIDPNTTTLNREHISGPEKSLRPEGLSDFFIFCTSDFTTVSKEVHLRTRRVRLLGLEGAGKTSLLKAILSQGRMTSISNIENLLPEADTQEGISGGLCFCDSAGINLQELNLEATRLRDELWAGIRDLSRKTDLIVLVHNLSHRIPRCNDSNGSQAKPALSLLLDEAKSIGIPWVLAITNKFSVSAHQQKTSIDAVVQSYQASPSSTGVINSCPYVMPSAASTTLLWGAGIGDADGRSGTQKLLFAPIDFVRRPFQKKEIILPVEGINSLCQIIHHVLRSREEESLQEFARDRLLDELSRDHALAMDAIRDAKAKENSVSAATVGASLGAGLGIVLAVVMGAASALRKP, encoded by the exons ATGGAATCGGTTCAAAGCCGAGTGGAGTCATGGCTCAAGGAGCAGCGCGCCAAGCTCTGGAAGGTCTCCTCCTCCTGGGGCCCACTCCAGCAGTGGCGTATGAAGTGGCCTTGGCTTCTCACCGACGGCGACCGCCGTCACCGCAAGAGGATCCACGAGGAGTTCGAGCGCCGCCGCAAGCAACTCCACGATCTCTGCTCCGCCGTCAAGGCCGACTCCCTCTCCGACTTGCAGGACATCCTTTGTTGTATGGTCCTCTCCGAGTGTGTCTATAAG AGACCTGCTTCGGACTTGGTTCGTGCAGTTAATAAGTTCAAGGCTGATTTTGGAGGACAGATTGTTGCGCTGGAGCGTGTACAACCTTCATCTGATCACGTTCCTCACAG TTACTTGTTGGCGGAAGCTGGCGATACATTGTTTGCTTCCTTCATTGGAACTAAGCAGTACAA GGATGTGATGACCGATGCGAACATACTGCAAGGCGCTATATTTCATGAGGATCCTGTGGAAGACACTGATGGGACTGAGAACAATAAAACTAATCTGCCTGCAGGACGTAAAGGAAATGGAGAGAGTTCGTTCAATCCTCTTGATACAAAGCCAAAGCAAGCTAACAGTAAAGCTAAACCTGCTGCACATCGG GGGTTCTTGGCTCGTGCTAAAGGTATACCTGCTCTGGAGTTGTACAGACTTgctcaaaagaaaaaacggAACCTTGTACTATGTGGACACTCACTTGGTGGAGCA GTAGCAGTATTAGCTACCCTTGCTATTTTGAGGGTTGTTGCCGCTCCTTCTTCATCTAAGGAGAATGAAAGTATTCGAGTCaaatgtatcacattttcccAGCCCCCTGTTGGCAATGCAGCTTTAAGAGA TTACGTTAATAGAGAAGGGTGGGAGCATTACTTCAAAAGTTACTGCATTCCAGAAGATCTGGTGCCCCGCATCTTGTCTCCTGCTTATTTTCACCATTATAATGCACAACCTCTTTCAATGCCTGTTAGAAATGAAACTACTAAAACATCCATGGTGAAAAGTGAGGAAGCAGTGGGGAAACGTAAAGTAAATGAGGGAGAGCAGTTGGTTCTAGGTTTGGGACCTGTACAAAGTTCTATCTGGAGACTTTCAAGGCTTGTTCCTTTAGAGGGTGTAACAAGAAAGTTTAATGAATACAGGGGAAGGAACGTTACATCTGTCAAAACATCTTTGCAGTCGGATTCTGCTGCAACAACTATATCGGATGATGACATAGTTGAACCTGAGTCTCTTGAAATCCAGGAGGGTTCTGATGGTATTTCTCTTAAGCCCATCTCTGACATTGATAAAGAGGTAGCAGATGTGGCGTCAAATGGAAAGTCAACTAGTAAAAGCACCACCGGGAGTGGGGATGGGAAGAGATGGCGTAGAGTGCCTTCTTTACCTTCATATGTTCCATTTGGAGAG CTTTATCTTTTGGAAAGTTCATCAGTGAAGTCACTATCAGATGCAGAATACTCGAAGTTAACATCG GTCAAGTCTATGATTGCGGAATTGAGGGAAAGATTTCAGTCACATTCAATGAGGTCATATAGGTCTCGATTCCAAAG AATCTACGATTTGTGCATGCGAGATGATAGCTCACCTTTTTTGGGAATAGAGCAACAACAGTTTCCACATCTCCAGCAGTGGCTTGGTCTTGCAGTTGCAGGAAATGTGGAGCTTGGGCATATTGTTGAGTCTCCAGTTATTCGGACAGCTACTTCAGTTGCCCCTCTTGGATGGAATGGCATACCTGGACAGAAAAATGGAGATCCATTAAAAGTTGATATTACTGGTTTTGGATTGCATCTGTGTACGCTTGTTCACGCCCAAGTGAATGGTAACTG GTGTTCAACGACAGTAGAATCCTTTCCTTCAACCCCAACGTACTCTTCAGGTTATGGAGAGAAGCCAGAACTACAAAATATGAGGGTCTTAATCGGACCTCCATTAAGGCAGCCACCTAAGCATCAAATGGTAGCAGATTCATTGTTGGATGTGTTTCCTTCTATAGATCCCAACACAACTACTCTTAATAGGGAGCACATATCAGGACCAGAAAAGTCCTTACGTCCCGAAGGTCTAAGCGactttttcatattttgtaCCAGTGATTTTACCACGGTTTCTAAAGAGGTTCATTTGCGAACTCGTAGAGTGCGGTTACTTGGCCTTGAG GGTGCTGGTAAGACTTCTCTTTTAAAGGCAATATTATCTCAAGGCAGGATGACCAGTATTTCCAATATTGAAAATCTGCTTCCAGAGGCTGATACCCAAGAAGGTATATCTGGTGGCTTGTGCTTCTGTGATTCAGCAGGGATAAATTTGCAG GAGCTGAATTTGGAGGCCACTCGTCTGAGAGATGAATTGTGGGCAGGAATTCGTGATCTCAGTCGAAAGACAGACTTGATTGTACTTGTTCATAACCTGTCTCATAGAATACCTCGCTGTAATGACTCAAATGGATCACAGGCAAAGCCAGCCCTTTCACTTCTACTGGATGAAGCTAAATCTATTGGAATACCTTGGGTTCTTGCTATAACAAACAAATTTTCAGTCAGCGCTCATCAACAGAAAACGTCAATTGATGCTGTTGTCCAGTCCTATCAAGCATCTCCAAGCAGCACTGGAGTTATCAATTCCTGCCCATATGTCATGCCCAGTGCTGCAAGTACTACTTTGTTATGGGGTGCCGGCATTGGAGATGCTGATGGGAGGTCAGGCACACAAAAGCTTCTCTTTGCTCCCATCGATTTTGTAAGGAGGCCTtttcagaagaaagaaatcataCTCCCAGTTGAGGGTATCAATTCTCTTTGTCAAATAATTCATCACGTTCTTCGAAGCCGTGAGGAAGAATCCTTACAG GAATTTGCACGAGATAGGCTTTTGGATGAATTGTCACGAGATCACGCATTGGCTATGGATGCAATTCGTGATGCTAAAGCCAAGGAAAATTCAGTTTCAGCTGCAACTGTAGGAGCTTCCCTTGGAGCTGGTCTTGGCATTGTTTTAGCTGTTGTCATGGGAGCAGCATCTGCCTTGAGGAAGCCTTAG
- the LOC126783508 gene encoding F-box/kelch-repeat protein At3g06240-like, with protein MSEGGSGGISKRAHTELFDGDIISEILARLPVKPLMRFRCVSKSWNGLISDPYFTKKHLRYSDLGITESTSRVLYTMDPPQSLDQEALKDLKNHSDGYFANRKLDIPVLFPRGNHSLLGICNGLICILVQENSGFQFMLWNPCTKYFKMFPKYLCELWFCGFGYDSATDDYKVIVWSGMCKDETPIHVFSLRASSWKVLPSTSFRVCGRHGAYLNGALHWIEENRRTILSFDLEEEKFHDMIPLPDADIKFHSLRVVENCLCLFNHTVHQDVVCTIWLMKEYGVKQSWTQVIRCLRKDFPEGYRHVFMQPICFLESGEVLINDLCARLLVLYDPVEKTFKNVTRRADPYGCGALIYRETLVSPVTDNVAGI; from the coding sequence ATGTCGGAGGGCGGCAGCGGCGGAATCTCCAAGCGAGCTCACACCGAGCTTTTCGACGGCGACATCATTTCGGAGATTCTGGCGAGGCTGCCAGTCAAACCATTGATGCGATTTCGGTGTGTATCCAAGTCATGGAATGGTTTAATCTCCGATCCTTACTTCACTAAGAAGCACTTGCGCTACTCAGATTTGGGCATCACCGAGAGCACCTCCAGGGTCCTCTACACAATGGACCCTCCGCAATCTCTAGACCAAGAAGCACTCAAGGATTTGAAGAACCACAGTGATGGCTATTTTGCCAACAGAAAGCTTGATATTCCGGTACTGTTCCCCCGCGGTAATCATTCACTCCTTGGTATTTGCAATGGTTTGATATGCATTTTAGTCCAAGAAAATTCAGGATTTCAGTTTATGTTATGGAATCCATGTACTAAATACTTCAAGATGTTCCCGAAATACTTATGCGAACTCTGGTTTTGTGGGTTTGGCTATGATTCTGCTACTGATGATTACAAGGTAATAGTGTGGAGTGGAATGTGTAAAGACGAAACCCCCATTCATGTGTTTTCTCTAAGAGCTAGTTCATGGAAGGTGCTCCCTAGTACCAGTTTTAGAGTATGTGGACGTCATGGTGCCTATTTGAATGGAGCTTTGCACTGGATAGAAGAGAATAGACGAACAATCTTGTCTTTTGatttggaggaggagaagTTTCATGACATGATTCCCTTACCTGATGCTGATATtaagtttcacagtctgaggGTGGTCGAGAATTGTCTTTGTCTGTTTAATCACACAGTTCACCAGGATGTGGTTTGcacaatatggttgatgaaggAGTATGGGGTCAAGCAATCTTGGACTCAAGTTATAAGGTGTCTCAGAAAGGATTTCCCTGAAGGCTACCGACATGTGTTCATGCAGCCTATATGTTTTCTAGAGAGTGGAGAAGTTTTGATTAATGATCTTTGTGCGCGTTTATTGGTGTTATATGATCCGGTGGAAAAAACATTCAAGAATGTTACCAGAAGGGCTGATCCATATGGTTGTGGAGCTTTGATTTACAGAGAGACTTTAGTTTCACCAGTAACGGACAATGTTGCAGGCATCTGA
- the LOC126782785 gene encoding cytochrome b561 and DOMON domain-containing protein At3g25290-like, with translation MASSSSVGVGNQSMMAMLISLTVMLLISPAHSLTCNSQSFTNRKLYTQCADLPTLSAYLHWSYDSANSTIAVAFVAPPAKPAGWVAWAINPTGTGMEGAQTLLAYKTASGAMAVKTFNISGYTGDAIVPGKLAFDVWDTAAESSGDAFRLFAKVKVKTGQVNHVWQVGPAVTDTGFPAKHAFDDGNLQAKGTLTLTGSNAGVTATTGADSKLKNRNIHGILNAVSWGFLFPLGMVIARYMRVFPSADPAWFYLHVSCQLSAYAIGAAGWATGMKLGRAEYILHRNIGITLFSFATVQMFALFLRPAKDHKYRLFWNIYHHGIGYSILILGIVNVFKGLDILNPDKHWKSTYIIVISVLAGIGVLLEAVTWVVVLKRRSGKSATYDG, from the exons atggcttcttcttcttcagttgGTGTTGGCAACCAGAGCATGATGGCCATGCTAATCTCACTGACTGTGATGCTCCTAATCTCACCCGCGCATTCCCTCACCTGCAACTCCCAGTCCTTCACCAACAGAAAGCTCTACACTCAATGCGCCGACCTCCCCACGCTCAGCGCCTACCTTCACTGGTCCTACGACTCCGCCAACTCCACCATCGCTGTCGCCTTCGTCGCACCTCCTGCCAAGCCCGCCGGGTGGGTTGCATGGGCCATCAACCCCACCGGCACCGGCATGGAGGGCGCGCAGACGCTCTTGGCCTACAAAACCGCCTCCGGCGCCATGGCTGTCAAGACGTTTAACATCAGTGGCTACACCGGCGACGCCATTGTCCCCGGAAAACTCGCGTTTGACGTCTGGGACACGGCGGCGGAGTCGTCCGGAGACGCGTTCCGGTTGTTTGCGAAGGTGAAGGTGAAGACTGGGCAGGTGAACCATGTATGGCAGGTCGGGCCGGCGGTGACGGATACTGGGTTTCCGGCGAAGCATGCTTTTGATGATGGGAATCTTCAGGCCAAAGGGACTCTCACCTTGACCGGAAGTAATGCCGGTGTCACAGCCACCACCGGAGCCGATTCCAAGCTGAAGAACAGGAAT ATTCATGGGATTCTGAATGCTGTGAGTTGGGGGTTTTTGTTTCCATTGGGGATGGTCATAGCAAGGTACATGAGAGTCTTTCCGTCTGCCGATCCTGCATGGTTTTATCTTCATGTATCCTGCCAATTATCTGCTTATGCCATCGGCGCCGCTGGCTGGGCCACCGGAATGAAGCTTGGAAGAGCTGAGTACATTCTACACCGCAACATCGGAATTACCCTCTTCAGCTTTGCAACTGTGCAG ATGTTTGCATTGTTCTTGAGACCTGCTAAGGATCACAAGTACAGGCTCTTCTGGAACATCTACCATCACGGCATTGGCTATTCAATTCTCATCCTTGGCATTGTCAATGTGTTCAAAGGCTTAGACATACTGAACCCTGATAAGCATTGGAAATCCACTTACATTATTGTCATCTCGGTGTTGGCTGGGATTGGCGTACTCCTGGAAGCAGTCACTTGGGTTGTTGTACTGAAGAGAAGGTCAGGCAAGTCCGCCACATATGATGGATGA
- the LOC126782786 gene encoding LOW QUALITY PROTEIN: auxin-induced in root cultures protein 12 (The sequence of the model RefSeq protein was modified relative to this genomic sequence to represent the inferred CDS: inserted 1 base in 1 codon): MASFSPLLLLVSLSVLLISPSQAATACSSTKFKNNKVFANCTVLSSLDAQLHYTYNATNSSLAIAFVAAPSKLGGWIAWAINPTGTKMSGAQSIIAYTKEDGTPTIKTLNITSYSIITPGKLAFDFWDTSAELNNGTLTLFATVKVPEKAETVNQVWQVGPGVNKTTGYLMKHDFXAKNLAAFGPLSLVATGTSSSSSTTNATSGGSATNTTSGKSGAPLRIGDGGHVSLFSILVLVLATLIVF; encoded by the exons ATGGCTTCCTTCTCTCCCCTCCTCCTACTGGTCTCCCTCTCAGTTCTTCTAATCTCTCCCTCTCAGGCAGCCACCGCCTGCTCCTCCACCAAGTTCAAGAACAACAAGGTCTTCGCCAACTGCACCGTCCTCTCCTCCCTCGACGCCCAACTCCACTACACCTACAACGCCACCAACTCCTCCCTCGCCATCGCCTTCGTCGCCGCACCATCCAAGCTCGGCGGCTGGATCGCATGGGCCATCAACCCCACCGGCACCAAAATGTCCGGCGCGCAGTCCATAATCGCCTACACCAAAGAAGACGGCACCCCCACCATCAAAACCCTCAACATCACCTCCTACAGCATCATCACTCCCGGAAAGTTGGCCTTCGACTTCTGGGACACCAGCGCCGAGCTCAACAATGGAACCCTAACCCTCTTCGCCACTGTTAAAGTTCCCGAGAAGGCGGAGACAGTGAACCAGGTCTGGCAGGTCGGCCCTGGAGTCAACAAGACCACTGGCTATCTCATGAAACACGACT GCGCCAAAAATCTTGCAGCGTTCGGTCCTTTGAGCTTGGTGGCCACCGGAACTAGCAGCAGTTCCTCCACGACAAACGCCACTAGTGGTGGCAGCGCCACGAACACCACGAGTGGTAAGAGTGGAGCGCCATTGAGGATTGGGGATGGAGGACACGTGAGTTTGTTCTCTATTTTGGTTTTGGTCCTTGCCACTCTTATTGTTTTCTAG